The Chryseolinea soli genome contains a region encoding:
- a CDS encoding polysaccharide deacetylase family protein, with the protein MTSTFIISLDFELHWGGFEKWPLENYRQYFLNTRKVIPEMLQLFQQHDVHVTWATVGMLFHSDKPSLEKNIPVLKPTYALPELSAYQYIKTKGIGEDEEGDPFHFAGSLVNRIQQTAGQELASHTFAHYYCNEAGQTVEQFKADLGAAQQSAAVHGAKLRSLVFPRNQFNEEYLKACHQQGFVAVRDNPRDWFWNIRSTQGESMWKRLNRGLDAYLPVGEANTYPLASVKRTPGLPLCIPASRLLRPYRPKELFLNSMKIARIQTEMERAAKQQLVYHLWWHPHNFGNYPAQSMEGLKRILDTFAVCRERYGMTSLSMGETADLILSQHE; encoded by the coding sequence ATGACGTCCACCTTCATCATCTCCCTCGACTTCGAACTGCACTGGGGTGGCTTTGAAAAATGGCCGTTGGAGAATTACCGGCAGTATTTTCTAAATACACGGAAAGTCATTCCCGAGATGCTCCAACTTTTCCAGCAACACGATGTGCACGTCACCTGGGCCACCGTGGGCATGCTTTTTCATTCGGACAAGCCATCGCTGGAAAAAAATATACCCGTGTTAAAACCCACGTATGCGCTACCGGAACTTTCGGCGTACCAGTATATAAAAACAAAAGGCATAGGCGAAGACGAAGAAGGAGACCCGTTTCATTTTGCCGGCAGCCTGGTGAACCGCATCCAGCAAACCGCCGGACAAGAGTTGGCCTCGCATACTTTTGCGCATTACTACTGCAATGAGGCGGGGCAAACCGTAGAGCAATTCAAAGCCGATCTCGGTGCGGCACAACAGTCGGCCGCGGTCCATGGAGCCAAACTGCGTTCGCTCGTATTTCCCCGCAACCAGTTCAACGAAGAATATTTGAAAGCCTGTCATCAACAAGGTTTCGTCGCCGTGCGCGACAATCCCCGCGACTGGTTCTGGAACATTCGAAGCACCCAGGGCGAGTCGATGTGGAAACGCCTGAACCGGGGTTTGGATGCTTATTTGCCGGTGGGAGAAGCCAACACTTATCCCTTGGCCAGCGTCAAGAGAACTCCAGGGCTACCGTTGTGTATCCCCGCCAGCCGGTTGCTGCGTCCGTACCGGCCCAAGGAATTGTTTCTCAACAGCATGAAGATCGCGCGCATCCAGACCGAAATGGAGCGTGCGGCGAAACAGCAGCTGGTGTATCACCTGTGGTGGCACCCCCATAACTTTGGAAATTATCCCGCGCAAAGCATGGAAGGCTTGAAGCGCATCCTCGATACTTTTGCCGTCTGTCGCGAGCGCTATGGCATGACCAGTCTGTCCATGGGCGAGACCGCAGACCTTATCTTGTCGCAACATGAATAA
- a CDS encoding glycosyltransferase family 4 protein: MNNKRPVLLRITTVPISLHLLLKGQFRYMKEQGYDVYTLSADGPEIPEVEKEGVPHLMLPFTRKITPLQDLVCLVKLIRLIHRIKPDIVHTHTPKAGLLGMMAARWCGVDVRMHTVAGLPLMEATGLKRKVLELTEKITYACANHVYPNSTGLKTFMLESLNTRPRKVSIIGKGSSNGIDTTFFQRTPALEEQARTWRQQQGIESGDVVFSFVGRIVRDKGIVELTEAFKMLKAKQASTGKASRLFLVLVGPFEQDLDPLPPEVLSFLQQDKAVVLAGFQRDVRPWIMASDVFVFPSYREGFPNVVMQACLLGVPCVVSDINGCNEIIQDGATGLIVPPKNSTALAAAMEVLMQDGEKRSTFATKARDYVATHFDRVQVWTAIQREYERLMAEAATRS, from the coding sequence ATGAATAACAAAAGGCCTGTCCTGCTTCGCATCACTACGGTCCCCATTTCATTGCATCTTCTGCTGAAAGGCCAGTTCCGCTACATGAAAGAGCAGGGCTATGATGTCTATACGCTCAGCGCCGACGGTCCCGAGATCCCCGAAGTGGAAAAAGAAGGCGTGCCTCACCTGATGCTGCCGTTCACCCGGAAAATAACGCCCCTCCAGGACCTGGTTTGTCTCGTAAAATTGATCCGCCTCATCCACCGGATCAAGCCCGACATCGTGCACACCCATACGCCCAAGGCCGGTCTGCTCGGCATGATGGCCGCGCGTTGGTGTGGGGTGGACGTTCGCATGCACACCGTGGCCGGCCTTCCCCTCATGGAAGCCACCGGGCTGAAGCGGAAAGTGCTGGAGCTCACCGAGAAGATCACCTACGCCTGTGCCAACCACGTCTATCCCAATTCAACCGGCTTGAAGACGTTTATGCTGGAGTCGCTCAACACCAGGCCGCGCAAGGTTTCCATCATCGGCAAAGGAAGCAGCAATGGCATCGACACCACATTCTTCCAACGAACGCCGGCCTTAGAGGAGCAGGCCCGCACCTGGCGGCAGCAGCAAGGCATCGAGAGCGGCGACGTGGTCTTTTCCTTTGTCGGGAGGATCGTGCGCGACAAGGGCATTGTAGAGCTAACGGAGGCCTTTAAAATGCTAAAGGCAAAGCAAGCTTCCACGGGGAAGGCGTCGCGGTTGTTCCTGGTTTTGGTTGGTCCCTTCGAGCAGGACTTGGATCCGTTGCCGCCGGAGGTGCTCTCGTTCTTGCAGCAAGACAAGGCTGTGGTCCTGGCGGGCTTTCAGCGCGACGTTCGTCCCTGGATCATGGCCTCCGATGTATTCGTATTCCCCAGTTACCGCGAGGGATTCCCGAACGTGGTGATGCAGGCCTGCCTGCTCGGGGTGCCCTGCGTGGTGTCGGACATCAACGGCTGCAACGAGATCATCCAGGATGGAGCGACCGGCCTCATCGTGCCGCCCAAGAACAGCACGGCCCTGGCCGCGGCAATGGAAGTGTTGATGCAGGATGGGGAGAAGCGCAGCACCTTTGCCACAAAAGCCCGCGACTACGTGGCCACGCACTTTGACCGCGTGCAGGTATGGACCGCCATACAACGGGAATATGAGCGCCTCATGGCCGAAGCCGCCACGCGTTCGTGA
- a CDS encoding helix-turn-helix domain-containing protein: MQKKETLADFYKRYPQKARPEDEPGAVQNELGHFNVSSREFCKKFAPYNRRDFYKISLIIGEGILYYADKAIEINRTALVFFNPNVPYSWEATSEKQAGYFCLFTEGFINVHRNNSLLESPLFQIGGNPVFFINKEQQDHLSQIYQKMLQEIDSGYIYKYELLRNYVHLIIHEALKLQPADAYFKYANASSRIAALFIELLERQFPIDSPDHVLKLRTANDYAERLSVHVNHLNRAVKEVTGKTTTEHITERVIKESKALLKHTGWSVSEIAYGLGFEYPAYFNTFFKKQTHLTPTSFRQ; encoded by the coding sequence ATGCAGAAAAAAGAGACGCTGGCAGATTTTTACAAGCGTTATCCCCAAAAGGCCCGGCCCGAAGACGAGCCTGGAGCGGTCCAGAACGAACTGGGCCACTTCAACGTTAGCTCGCGCGAATTCTGCAAGAAATTTGCCCCCTACAACCGCCGCGATTTTTATAAGATCTCGCTCATCATCGGCGAGGGGATCTTGTACTATGCCGACAAAGCGATCGAGATCAATCGCACCGCGCTGGTTTTCTTTAATCCCAACGTGCCGTATTCCTGGGAGGCCACATCCGAAAAGCAAGCGGGCTATTTCTGCTTGTTCACCGAAGGATTTATCAACGTACACCGGAACAACAGTCTGCTGGAGTCGCCGCTGTTTCAGATCGGCGGAAACCCCGTGTTCTTTATTAATAAAGAGCAGCAGGACCACCTGAGCCAGATCTACCAAAAAATGCTTCAGGAGATAGATTCGGGCTATATTTATAAGTATGAGCTGTTGCGAAACTACGTGCACCTCATCATCCACGAAGCGTTGAAACTGCAGCCGGCGGATGCCTATTTTAAATACGCCAACGCCTCATCGCGCATCGCCGCTTTATTTATCGAACTCCTAGAGCGACAGTTTCCCATCGATTCCCCCGATCATGTGTTGAAGCTGCGCACAGCAAACGATTACGCCGAACGACTGTCTGTTCACGTCAATCATTTGAACCGCGCCGTCAAAGAAGTAACGGGCAAGACCACCACCGAGCACATCACCGAACGGGTCATCAAAGAATCCAAGGCATTGTTGAAGCATACGGGCTGGAGCGTCTCCGAAATCGCGTACGGACTGGGATTTGAGTACCCCGCGTACTTCAATACCTTTTTCAAAAAACAGACACACCTTACGCCGACTTCTTTCCGGCAGTAA